TTTCCACTTCGTGTTCGACAAGCTTGAGCATCGGCTGAGCAGGCGGTAGCGTCAAGTCACCTGCCAAAGTTTCAGAATTCTGCAGGCTCGGAAACGCGCATAAAAAAAGTCCCAGCCGATTGAATATCAGCTGGGACCTCACGTTCTGCGAATGGGGGGAACGTGTTTCACCATCAGCGATGGTGAGGTTCTCTGTCTGGGAATGACAGAGAGGAGGGTAGACGTTTTCGCAATGCGAAGTTCGTCAATCTCGCTTACTTGTGATAACCAAGCGAGACGATCACGTCGTAGATTTCTTCGAAGGTGATGAAGCGTCGCCGATTGCGGAGCTTGTACTCATCAATCGCCTTCGCCAGTTCATCGACTTCGGGTCGATCTGATCGGCGTGCATCCGAGAATTGCCTTCTCTCGTGTGGAGGCGGTTGTCCGGAAGGACTTCCCGTTCTCCGGTCGACGAACGTTTCCTCATTGGGTGTCGTGACCTGCATGTTGGACTCCTATTTTGAGATTCTCTTAATACACTAGATTGAGCAGCGGTCGGTGCAGCGGAATCTCGAGTTCACAGGCGTTCCAGCGAATTTTTTCTGTGTGACTGTGCGTTTTGTAACGCCTGTAGCAATTGTATTCTGGCAATTGTCGGAATCGGCGGAGAACCGTGGTCTTTACGGAGATCACTTAGAAAACTCTTCTCAACAACTGAAGAACAGGTTTATGGCAGGCAAAGTGACGATTTTGGGTGGCGGAGCCATGGCAACTGCGTGTGCCATTCTGCTAGCGGATCATCCTGGACAGGCTGTCACCATCTGGGCGCGAAATCCCGACTTTGCCGAAGACATGCAGAAAACGCGGGAAAACCGAAGGCTTCTCCCTGGAATTCATATCCCGGACGGCATTCGCATCACCTCCGACATTTCTGAAGCTGTCGCAGACTCAGAATTCCTCGTGGCTTCTATTCCTTCGAAGCATCTTCGAAGTTCGCTGACTGCTTTGAGCTCGGCGATCCCCGGGGGAATTCCTGTCATCAGCGTGGTGAAAGGCGTCGAGATCGAGACGTTTCTTCGACCCAGCCAAATTGTTGAAGAAGTTCTCGGGAAGAGACCTTTCGTTTCTTTGAGCGGTCCGAGCCACGCAGAAGAAATCGCCAAACGTCTTCCAGCAAGTGTCGTCGCTGCTTCAGAAGATGCCAGCCTGGCGGAGCAAGTTCAGGAAATGTTCACGACCGATCGTTTTCGAGTTTACACGAACACAGATTTGATCGGCGTCGAACTGGCAGGCGCGCTGAAAAACATCATCGGAATCGCTGCCGGAATCTGCGACGGCCTCGGATACGGAGACAATGCAAAGTCCGCGATGATCACTCGCGGAATTGTGGAGATCAGCCGCTTCGGAGAATCTCTGGGCGCTCAGCCGGAAACATTCGCGGGGCTTGCTGGAATCGGTGATTTGATTACGACCTGCGTCAGTCCACATGGTCGAAACCGCGCGGTCGGAGAAAGACTGGGAAAAGGAGAATCACTCGACCAGATTCTGGCCACAACCAGTTCCGTCGCTGAAGGAGTCACAACAACTGAGGCGATTCATGGATTGGCGAAATCTCGAAACGTCGAAATGCCCATCGTCAATGAGGTCTATCAGGTGCTGTTTCGTGGAAAATCTGCAGTCGAAGCGACAAACAGCCTGATGCTTCGACCGTTGAAGCAGGAGTGAGTCTTTTCTGCGTTCGCGAGTTGAGGCAATCGGGTAGGCCGTAATAATGACTCGCGGCGGACCATCTTGCGTTGTTGAACCTACAGGCACGAATTGACTACCGAATATGGCACGGACGTTCGAAGAGCTGACCCCTCAGAATTTTTCTTTCAACAGCCCATTGGGTTGGTGCCCTGCCTGTGAGGGATTGGGAACAGAAGTCGGGACTGATCAATCGGTCATCGTGGCCAATCCCAATTTCAGTATCGATCAGGGAGCTGTCTCGGCGTGGCCGTCTCCGGAAGAAAACATATCTTTCGCAGCTGTCATTCAAGCATTGACCGATCAGTTTGGGATTCCGCGAGACATTCCCTGGTATCAACTGAGCCCGCAACATCAGCGAGTGATTCTCCACGGATCTGGAGAGGACAAAATTGAGGTCCAGTTTCCGAACTCAAAAGCATCGGTCAAAATTCAATACAAAGGGCTGTACCCAGCAATCGAAGAAGCAGCCCGAGTTTCCTATCCCTACCGGGCGAAATTTCAGGATTTAGTCGGCGTCAAACCCTGTTCTGTTTGTGATGGAACAAGGCTCAGGGCAGATTCCGCGTCCGTTCAACTCGAAGAAACGACACTTCCGCAGCTGTGCCAACGACCACTGGACGAGGTTCTCAGTTTTCTCGAGTCGATTTCTTTGGAGGACAGTCAGAAGAAAATCGCTGGGGATTTGCTGAATGAAGCGATTCACCGACTGAAATTTCTCGTCGACGTCGGCCTCCACTACTTAACACTCGATCGGGGGATGCCCACGCTCTCCGGCGGAGAGTCTCAGCGAATTCGTCTCGCCGGTCAAATTGGACGCGCACTCACCGGAGTCCTCTACGTTCTTGATGAACCAACCATCGGACTTCACCCACGCGACAACGGCCGCTTGGTTGAAGCACTGAAAAAATTGAAAGAACTCGGAAACACCGTCGTTCTCGTCGAACATGACCGTGAAGTTCTCGATGCTGCCGACCGGCTCTTCGACTTCGGTCCCGGATCCGGAAGATTTGGCGGAAATGTCACCTCCGAAGGAACACCAAAGCAGATTCAACGTCGTGCGAAGACTTCTCTGACAGGGGCTTATCTTTCAGGGGCAAAAAGAATCGTCATTCCGAACACTCGTCGCATGGAGCGAGAGACTGACGAAACCGAATCAACTGATGCGAATGAGTCTTTAACCGATTTATATCGGAAACCACCCGGAGGGGGCTGGCTCGAGATTCTGGGATGTCAGCAGAACAACCTTCGAAATGTCGATCTTCAAATTCCGCTCGGAGCATTGACCTGCGTCACCGGACTTTCCGGTTCAGGAAAAAGTTCGCTGATTCAGGAAACACTTGCCCGCGCGGTGTCGAGACATCTTCGTCTCAAAGGTCCCGCTCCGGGTCCATTTCGAGAAATGAAGGGAGCTGAGGAAATTAATCGGGTGATGGCCGTCGATCAGAATCCGATCGGTGCGACCCCCGCTTCAAATCCAGCAAC
The sequence above is drawn from the Thalassoglobus sp. JC818 genome and encodes:
- a CDS encoding NAD(P)H-dependent glycerol-3-phosphate dehydrogenase produces the protein MAGKVTILGGGAMATACAILLADHPGQAVTIWARNPDFAEDMQKTRENRRLLPGIHIPDGIRITSDISEAVADSEFLVASIPSKHLRSSLTALSSAIPGGIPVISVVKGVEIETFLRPSQIVEEVLGKRPFVSLSGPSHAEEIAKRLPASVVAASEDASLAEQVQEMFTTDRFRVYTNTDLIGVELAGALKNIIGIAAGICDGLGYGDNAKSAMITRGIVEISRFGESLGAQPETFAGLAGIGDLITTCVSPHGRNRAVGERLGKGESLDQILATTSSVAEGVTTTEAIHGLAKSRNVEMPIVNEVYQVLFRGKSAVEATNSLMLRPLKQE